A region from the Leishmania panamensis strain MHOM/PA/94/PSC-1 chromosome 20 sequence genome encodes:
- a CDS encoding hypothetical protein (TriTrypDB/GeneDB-style sysID: LpmP.20.5660), whose protein sequence is MAGMQLVYRSTCSELSPQERVAVFAEERAKGKVTKIAARALCRIMRGGHTNADVQTVLQQLSFHSSTTVPKHYLLASPSSKRTSSQWKQHPHILNAQTHNRSYACRLRRQRRASIIEDHYFRVPKTPLPLSYEAQCDIDYVAGRQHRGRVQVDSGYAPLFSKSSTWTPEAMTTAERCALQCLTPPERSPMMETLEKLKSQGHYKPSDPMARIRFNEPAHMPNLHRRIPAECVPACSTKPTMCFEKHCEGNAERATHNMAAKEYAAWHW, encoded by the coding sequence ATGGCGGGCATGCAGCTCGTGtaccgcagcacctgctcgGAGCTCAGTCCTCAGGAGCGCGTAGCGGTTTTCGCCGAGGAGCGCGCGAAGGGAAAGGTCACCAAAATTGCCGCACGCGCCCTTTGTCGCATCATGCGTGGAGGCCATACCAACGCCGACGTGCAGACtgtgcttcagcagctctcCTTCCATTCGTCGACAACGGTGCCAAAGCACTACCTGCTTGCCTCGCCGTCCTCCAAGCGGACCTCCTCCCAGTGGAAGCAGCATCCCCACATCCTcaacgcacagacgcacaacCGCAGCTACGCGTGCCGGCTACGGCGCCAGCGCAGGGCCAGCATCATCGAAGACCACTACTTCCGCGTGCCCAAGACCCCACTCCCGCTGTCGTACGAGGCGCAGTGCGATATCGACTACGTGGCgggccgccagcaccgcggACGTGTGCAAGTGGACAGCGGCTacgcgcctctcttctcgaaGTCGAGCACGTGGACACCAGAGGCAATGACGACGGCAGAGCGCTgcgcgctgcagtgcctgaCCCCGCCTGAGCGCAGCCCCATGATGGAGACGCTGGAGAAGCTAAAATCGCAGGGGCATTACAAGCCGTCAGACCCGATGGCGCGCATCCGCTTTAATGAACCGGCGCACATGCCGAACCTGCATCGCCGCATCCCAGCAGAATGTGTGCCTGCCTGCAGCACGAAGCCGACAATGTGCTTTGAGAAGCACTGCGAGGGCAACGCGGAACGTGCCACGCACAACATGGCGGCGAAGGAGTACGCAGCGTGGCACTGGTAG
- a CDS encoding zinc-binding phosphatase, putative (TriTrypDB/GeneDB-style sysID: LpmP.20.5670) yields the protein MSCFPPFRTLEGEVLDLHVCSSIDARDAVALLYFCGGDEKACVVQPCSLALSQYQMHIGPLGREACVEVPYMLIATWGIARASSSATKAFVQVQQQAEEKARTSSGTAAISTTFTSGVASPASPSATAAVAIMTPLLSAPPAHVPQPVPLPSRPRYADPLPTLYVVTLQTKHVWQHRLIVQSERLLKNIRAHLTVVHCLALVSDLPAFHYAEERQRWQQQQQQQGGSAEEATGRAAMWRTEFGWNLYSPRREFTRQLCVDASRPASEVATEAALQEGLIGLHRDLRPWFTLVDLREAERNVGRGEHPADFKYTCSPTYPWLFLQPKLVERELLLKAMAARSRARVPAVSYVCLRTGAILARSSQPLMRSSQLSADSDVCYTLINMGYAPHYARPRRTAAPALVSPPLVISPLAAAQATARGGSPAAAASLKSSPVVAATTAVTRPVRPPSLFDDDSDGDGQPTCAASTSNASSTHKPESMITNGNRRTSVTTPPSTAPKSSRTSIVTSGAADAVYLGALSLAETPHSPAPSTSTNANAAKVLLVADCRPQITAAGNAQLGGGYESGSYYTFCQTNFFEIDNIFGVAKSFEKLRSMLARYQGNTVEKTFLRRLYDSDWLAIVQRVLVCSVTTAQSLQSGVSCLVHCTDGWDRTSQCTALAMLLLDPYYRTIVGFCTLIEKEFCSFGHKFAERSGHQLPGRTTLFAQSGVAGSDTEQQHGGSGSGSAPRLDTSPIFLQFLDAVFQVCRQYPTCFEFTPELLAHLSEVVYSCLYGTFLCNGEQERHLEGVRLRTASVWTDVLRRAQREKQGEVPLCFVNVHYDAATAWRFISQRRRGRGEGGAGGVAPLRDFVLLPNCSSKRLVFWEQLYTREDADHYLSYNPHVHTVKTTQRVSWGPEFDGFLNAEMEEACADRESEMESLVALEGFMEAEANTSATPLPAANTARSSWCVFDAVNCFNCYKPFGMWSTKAQCAACKQHFCTDCHVHDCILQQY from the coding sequence ATGTCCTGCTTCCCGCCGTTCCGCACTCTCGAAGGCGAGGTCCTTGACCTTCACGTGTGCTCCTCCATCGACGCCAGGGACGCGGTGGCCCTGCTGTACTTCTGCGGCGGGGATGAAAAAGCCTGCGTGGTGCAGCCCTGCagcctcgccctctctcagTACCAGATGCACATTGGCCCCCTCGGCCGCGAGGCGTGCGTGGAGGTGCCGTACATGCTCATCGCCACCTGGGGCATTGCACGTGCCTCATCCTCTGCCACCAAAGCGTTtgtgcaggtgcagcagcaggcagaggagaaggcacGGACGTCATCGGGAACGGCAGCGATTAGTACCACATTTACCAGTGGTGTGGCATCGCCCGCAAGCCCTTCAGCTacggctgcagtggcgatCATGACGCCACTACTaagcgctcctccagcgcacgTGCCAcagccggtgccgctgccatcgcggCCGCGATATGCAGACCCGCTGCCCACTCTCTACGTGGTCACGCTGCAGACGAAGCACGtctggcagcaccgcctcatCGTGCAGTCGGAGCGCCTCCTCAAGAACATACGAGCGCATCTCACCGTCGTGCACTGCCTGGCACTCGTCTCTGACCTTCCGGCTTTCCACTACGccgaggagcggcagcggtggcagcagcagcagcagcagcagggcggcagcgcggaaGAAGCCACGGGAAGGGCGGCTATGTGGAGAACTGAGTTTGGTTGGAACCTCTACTCACCGCGACGCGAGTTCACTCGTCAGCTCTGTGTTGACGCGTCTCGCCCTGCATCGGAGGTGGCCACCGAGGCGGCCCTACAAGAGGGTCTCATTGGCCTCCATCGAGATCTGCGACCTTGGTTCACTCTGGTGGACCTCCGTGAGGCGGAGAGGAACGTTGGCCGCGGCGAGCACCCTGCAGACTTTAAGTACACGTGCTCTCCAACGTACCCATGGCTCTTCCTCCAGCCTAAGCTTGTGGAACGTGAGTTACTGCTgaaggcgatggcggccCGCTCCCGCGCCCGTGTCCCTGCGGTGTCCtatgtgtgcctgcgcacCGGCGCTATTCTGGCACGCAGCTCACAGCCCCTCATGCGCTCGTCGCAACTCAGCGCCGACTCGGACGTGTGCTACACTCTCATTAACATGGGCTACGCGCCCCACTACGCGCGCCCACGGCGCACGGCAGCCCCCGCACTAGTGTCGCCACCGCTTGTCATCTCGCCtttggcagcagcacaggcgaCTGCTCGCGGTGGCtcgccagctgcagccgcctcccTCAAGTCGAGCCCTGTGGtggctgccaccaccgcagtgACAAGACCCGTTCGACCGCCGTCTCTCTTCGATGATGACTCGGACGGCGATGGTCAGCCAACATGTGCCGCCAGCACGAGTAACGCGTCCTCCACACACAAGCCAGAGAGCATGATAACGAACGGCAACCGCCGCACCTCCGTAACGACACCGCCGTCGACAGCACCCAAGTCCTCGCGTACCTCCATCGTAACTTCGGGGGCTGCAGATGCGGTGTACCTCGGTGCCTTGTCACTAGCGGAGACCCCGCACAGCCCTGCGCCGAGTACAAGCACGAATGCGAACGCGGCCAAGGTGCTGCTTGTGGCGGACTGTCGGCCGCAGATCACAGCCGCCGGCAACGCCCAGCTCGGCGGTGGCTACGAGTCGGGCAGCTACTACACGTTCTGTCAGACCAACTTCTTCGAAATTGACAACATCTTCGGTGTGGCGAAGTCCTTCGAAAAGCTTCGCAGCATGCTGGCCCGCTACCAGGGCAACACGGTGGAGAAGACGTTCCTGCGGCGACTGTACGACTCCGACTGGCTCGCCATCGTTCAGCGCGTTCTCGTCTGCTCCGTGACTAcggcgcagtcgctgcagagTGGCGTCTCCTGTCTGGTCCACTGCACCGACGGCTGGGACCGCACGTCGCAGTGCACGGCGCTCGCAATGCTCCTGCTGGACCCGTACTACCGCACCATCGTGGGCTTCTGCACACTGATCGAGAAGGAGTTTTGCTCCTTCGGCCACAAGTTTGCAGAGCGCTCTGGGCACCAGCTGCCGGGCCGCACGACCCTCTTTGCTCAGTCGGGTGTCGCGGGCTCCGAcaccgagcagcagcacggcggcagcggcagcggcagtgcgccACGTCTGGACACGTCGCCGATCTTCTTGCAATTCCTCGATGCGGTGTTTCAGGTGTGCCGTCAATACCCGACGTGCTTCGAGTTTACGCCAGAGCTGCTCGCCCACCTGTCTGAGGTCGTCTACAGCTGCCTCTACGGCACTTTCTTATGTAACGGCGAGCAGGAGCGACATCTCGAGGgagtgcggctgcgcacgGCCTCCGTCTGGACAGACGTCCTGCGCCGCGCGCAGCGGGAGAAGCAGGGCGAGGTCCCACTTTGCTTCGTCAACGTCCACTACGACGCGGCAACAGCGTGGCGCTTCAtctcgcagcggcggcgcgggcgtggagaagggggggccGGTGGCGTAGCGCCACTGAGGGACTTTGTGTTGCTACccaactgcagcagcaaacgcCTTGTGTTTTGGGAGCAGCTGTACACCCGTGAAGACGCAGATCACTACCTCAGCTACAACCCCCACGTGCACACCGTCAAGACAACGCAGAGGGTCTCGTGGGGGCCCGAGTTTGACGGTTTCCTCAACGctgagatggaggaggcgtgcgctGATCGAGAAAGCGAAATGGAGTCGCTGGTCGCCCTCGAGGGGTTCATGGAAGCAGAGGCGAATACCTCAGCGACACCGTTGCCCGCGGCGAACACTGCGAGGAGTTCGTGGTGTGTCTTCGACGCTGTTAACTGCTTCAACTGCTACAAGCCCTTTGGCATGTGGAGCACCAAGGCGCAGTGTGCGGCCTGCAAGCAGCACTTCTGCACCGACTGTCACGTGCACGACTGCATCCTGCAGCAGTACTGA
- a CDS encoding hypothetical protein (TriTrypDB/GeneDB-style sysID: LpmP.20.5680): MGAVNSCICLGAKKYRFKDLIVSVYPDDIHGGPDADALAKLNSYTSSNPESIPRVCRKIGKLLRVHLAKKKESRVMVSVLMLRSLIEHSAHVNDFVPHSVDICALLLSTNVSRYHVGAADVLSTLCYQLSTQPDTDSARRLMADNKDRLVPQLLKMTHDHIALWKDARAVQTRYAAILALGNIANCIHIALAGNAAVIMQAMIVNLILVLRECVQEPLSDSWVRLLAKQHYGSSDATWAASPIVQLPVETEEQDVVYALACGRGIGATAACTTTAGVGELLNRVTALLEKQDGWGIPYVPSLVFSDIVSAMQRRPQQLGFSVYQCLCDVGQRTSDPSVRIGVLRSLQTCVDVLPMTGGRPTVVLDRIMSIMQLFMAGSTADGADAADEGSVESARLTKETHNAVVILIGRLLRSTYRQHNASQLQSILISLRHLLETAQSSGTPHPTLALRLLVVAAPYLRSVPLVDRRDMRVTNVLELYLNGGGDDVQRRLASRVLTGILAGIPVQRHGAVGNGDGDRANAAALTAAFSATSSSPVDTETLLTNEEDVAFAQEWVKRVSRETEGITPLTVVSVADVLCALMAGYGVSGLPFTLAFLWTLQRRCVRAEPASAAAAAGPTLAAAQQDDSTNASTVAATTMSASRTATSPLTRAWLHMIAALLVCCGRVYAIPKLHLYGQEILEKRAAAGQLASCFEPALRVAGHATDMYTISGLRYLVSEKSRPLATDFTEAPVSKLPSFSYVSNIIVDADWPEVAVVFGASEEEELHVVIEEVCFQPESEINVSLIRVIDARNASMSTTDATSPRSCHFSLNVQDEAKVSTLRSLRISVADNSIPHTQDSRGEVPFSAAATTTAKKVQEIAKHYNVSAETQVLQPETMATLPPLPMLPLPRDGEDTSGGMSESSEPASEVRGKAKPPPLYAAGFTTENRFRSGAGMDSAAWVNPLNVDVGIQAARKVQTVLSIRALPAGRYVSMA; the protein is encoded by the coding sequence ATGGGCGCCGTCAACTCGTGCATATGCTTGGGGGCGAAAAAGTACCGCTTCAAGGACTTAATCGTCTCCGTCTATCCCGACGACATCCACGGCGGCCCCGACGCGGATGCGCTAGCCAAGCTCAACAGCTACACATCCAGCAATCCAGAGAGTATTCCTCGCGTGTGCCGCAAGATCGGTAAACTGCTTCGCGTTCACCTtgcgaagaagaaagagagccgaGTCATGGTGTCTGTACTCATGCTGCGCTCCCTCATCGAGCACTCCGCCCACGTGAACGACTTTGTGCCCCACAGTGTGGACATATGTGCCCTACTGCTCTCAACGAACGTGTCGCGCTACCACGTTGGTGCCGCGGATGTGCTGAGCACGCTGTGCTATCAGCTCAGCACGCAGCCCGACACAGACTCGGCGCGCCGGCTGATGGCAGACAACAAAGACCGTCTTgtaccgcagctgctgaagatgACGCACGATCACATAGCGTTGTGGAAGGATGCAAGAGCTGTGCAGACGCGCTACGCCGCGATCCTGGCGCTCGGCAACATCGCTAACTGCATCCACATAGCCCTGGCAGGGAATGCGGCGGTCATCATGCAGGCCATGATCGTCAACCTCATTCTTGTACTGCGGGAGTGCGTGCAGGAGCCTCTCAGTGATTCGTGGGTGCGCCTCCTGGCGAAGCAGCACTACGGCAGCTCTGATGCAACGTGGGCGGCTAGCCCCATCGTGCAACTCCCGGTGGAAACGGAAGAGCAGGATGTCGTGTACGCGCTGGCCTGCGGCCGTGGCATTGGTGCGACGGcggcctgcaccaccacggccgGCGTCGGGGAGCTGCTGAACCGcgtcacggcgctgctggagaagcagGATGGCTGGGGGATACCGTACGTACCGTCGCTCGTGTTCAGTGACATTGTGTCTGccatgcagcgccgcccacaGCAGCTGGGCTTCTCCGTGTACCAGTGCCTGTGCGATGTGGGGCAGCGCACGTCTGACCCGAGCGTGCGTATTGGTGTGCTGCGCTCCCTGCAGACCTGCGTAGACGTGCTGCCAATGACGGGTGGTCGCccgacggtggtgctggatCGCATTATGAGCATTATGCAGCTGTTCATGGccggcagcactgcagacGGGGCCGATGCTGCAGACGAGGGCAGTGTAGAGAGCGCGCGTCTCACGAAGGAGACACACAACGCCGTCGTAATACTCATCGGCCGGCTTCTTCGCTCTACTTACCGGCAGCACAATGcatcgcagctgcagagcatCCTCATCtcgctgcggcacctgctCGAGACGGCACAGAGCAGCGGGACACCGCATccgacgctggcgctgcggctcctTGTCGTGGCCGCGCCGTACCTGCGCTCTGTGCCATTGGTGGACCGCAGAGACATGCGAGTAACAAACGTGCTCGAGCTCTACCTCaatggtggcggcgacgatgtgcagcggcgcttgGCGTCGCGCGTGCTGACTGGCATCCTCGCCGGCATCCCGGTGCAGAGGCACGGCGCGGTAGGAAACGGTGATGGCGACAGGGCGAATGCGGCGGCACTCACTGCTGCGTTCTCGGCAACATCATCATCACCCGTAGACACGGAGACATTGCTTACAAACGAGGAGGACGTTGCCTTCGCGCAGGAGTGGGTGAAGCGGGTATCAAGAGAAACGGAGGGAATCACGCCGCTGACGGTGGTGTCAGTCGCTGACGTTCTCTGCGCTCTCATGGCAGGCTACGGCGTGAGTGGGCTGCCCTTCACACTCGCGTTTTTGTGgacgctgcagaggcgctgcgtgcgcgcagagCCGGCGAGtgccgcggccgcagcagGACCGACtttggcagcagcgcagcaagaCGACAGCACCAACGCCTCCACCGTGGCGGCGACAACGATGTCCGCGTCGAGGACCGCCACGTCGCCCCTCACCCGCGCCTGGTTACACATGATTGCGGCCTTACTGGTCTGCTGTGGCCGCGTGTACGCCATTCCAAAGCTCCATTTGTATGGGCAAGAGATACTGGAgaagagagctgcagctggccagCTGGCGAGCTGCTTCGAGCCTGCCCTGCGCGTCGCCGGGCACGCCACGGATATGTACACGATCAGCGGACTACGCTACCTCGTCTCCGAGAAGAGTCGTCCGCTCGCGACAGACTTCACAGAGGCACCTGTGTCAAAGTTGCCGTCGTTCAGCTACGTGTCGAACATCATCGTGGACGCGGATTGGCCAGAGgtcgccgtcgtcttcggcgccagcgaggaagaagagctgcaTGTGGTGATTGAAGAAGTGTGCTTCCAGCCAGAGAGCGAGATAAACGTGAGCCTGATCAGAGTCATCGACGCTCGCAACGCATCGATGTCCACCACCGACGCCACGTCGCCGCGGTCGTGTCACTTTTCCTTGAATGTACAAGATGAGGCTAAAGTAAGCACGCTGCGCTCTCTGCGCATCTCTGTGGCAGACAACAGCATCCCGCACACGCAGGACAGTCGCGGAGAGGTGCCgttcagcgccgctgcgaccACCACAGCCAAGAAGGTGCAGGAGATCGCGAAGCACTATAACGTGAGCGCAGagacgcaggtgctgcagccggagACAATGGCCACGCTTCCCCCGCTGCCGATGCTGCCACTACCTAGAGATGGCGAGGATACATCAGGGGGGATGAGTGAGTCAAGCGAACCTGCGTCGGAGGTACGCGGGAAGGcaaagccgccgccgctgtacGCAGCTGGGTTCACGACTGAGAACCGcttccgcagcggcgccggcatgGATAGCGCGGCGTGGGTGAATCCGCTGAATGTGGACGTTGGCATCCAAGCGGCCCGCAAAGTGCAGACAGTGCTGTCCATCCGTGCACTGCCAGCGGGTCGCTACGTGTCCATGGCGTAG